GGCTGAGAGGTGCAGACCATGCCTTTGCGCCCGCAAATGACGCTGCGGCGAGACGGATAACGATAATTCAGCATGTCGAATTTCATGATTTTTTCCTCCGGCTTTCCTTGGGTTGTGAGCGGACTCGCGCGGCGCCTGACGGCGCAGAGCGTTTTTTCGAGGCCGCCGCTATTATAAAACAGATTCGACAGTTTCGTTCGTATTTTTCGTGGCCGGATTTACGATGCCGGGAACAGATGTAGAAAGGAGGCGAAAATTCCCGCGATGATGATTGAGAATGTTGTCACGGAGACGAAGCCCGACACGACGAAAGCCGGCGTCAGCTTCTCGACGACGTAGTTCTTCTCGTCGTCGTTCTGCGCGACGGCCGTCGCCACTTCGTTGACGATCAGGAACGTGGCGGGGAATCCCAACAGCTGCGACATGGCGATGCCGACCACCATGTTGCGCGAGCCGATGAACTTCCACAGCGGCAGGACGTAGAGCAGCAGGAAAGTGCCGATCAGCACTGCCCCGAATACCAGCGCCAGACTGACGGCCATGCTGCCCATGTCGGAAAGCTTGATCTTCGCCAGGGCGGGAATCAAACTGCAAAACGTCGCCGTCATGAACAGCCCGCTCGACTTTCCCCGGTCGAGGATGCGCGAAGGGATCAGATGCAGCTGATTGAGCAGCATGCCGAAAAGCAGGCACCAGATCGAAGCGGCGATGCCCGTGACCCCGGCGATCAGGCTGCTGACGTAAGCGACTGCGGCCGCAATGCCGAGCGTCATGTAGACGGTGTAATATTTGTCGTACCGGACGCAGAACGGAACTTTTTTCGGCGGAGCGTCTGTTTCCTCGCGGTTCTTCGGCTGAGTGGCCTTTAAAAGATCGACGCCCTGGGCCTTTTTCTTGCGGTAGTCGCTGACCAGCAGCTTCGCTTCCTTGAGGCCGAAGTGCGAGGCGGGGATGGTGCCGACGAATTTCTGCACGGCGAACACCAGCGTGCCAAGCGCGGCGGCGAGCCCGAATCCTTTTTCAAGAGCGGCGGCGGTCATGATCTGCGTGGCGACGATGCCGCCGTTGACGATGGGAATGCATACCAGAGCGCTCTGCATGCCGATCAGCGGCGCGACGGCAAGTACGGAGACGACGGCGACCAGCATGGCCGCCAGCGACATGACGACGACTTTCCATTCCCTGCGCATTTGCGACAGGTTGATGGATGACCCCATGGAGAAAACGAGAAACGGCGTCGCCATTTTAGCCAAATCGGTGAGTCCGGCGACCTTAATTAGATCCTGAGGCAGAACGCCGCTCAGAAACAGCATCAGAAAGCACATCAGGGCGACGAACACGGAGGAGAGTCGAGCCTTCGAGACGACGCCAAGGTAATCTCCCAGCGCGAAGATGCCGAACACGACGAGAAGAGCCCAATACATGAAGAGAACCTCCTTTTCGGGAATGAATCGCAATGAATCCGTTTGTAAAAATAAATTCACTGCTTATTTCATTATATGTGCGTCTGAGATGCTATAAAACGACCTTAATTTGACCTTAATTCGATGCCTAGGTACAATGATGTGTGTGTCCGGATCATGCGAAACGGGCGAGATTTCTCTATCGCGAGGGAACGATGATGATCATTGGCGTGATTGGCCCCGAGACAAGTCTGAAAATCCTGCGGAAAAAGTCGGCGCAATTTTCCGTGCAGCTGATGCCTCTGGCGTATCGGGATTTTCACGAGACGATAAAACTGATCGAGGAAAACGAGAGGAAGTGCGACGCCCTGCTTTTCACGGGACAGACGCCTTATCTGTACGCGACGTCTCTGCTTCAGCCCGCGGTCCCGTGGGATTTTATGCCGCGCAACATGCTGTCGACCATGTGCGCGCTCGTCAAGGCGGGACTGAAATATAAAAACAGGATTCAGAACGTCAGCATGGACGGTTTTGGCGATGAGATCATCGAAGAGATACGCGAAGAGCTGAAGGGAACCGAAGAAAGCGTGCGGCTGTACAATACCCGCTTTGACATCATGGCCGAAGATTATTTTCAGCGGGTCGTTCAATATCATGCGGAAAATTATCGCACCGGCAGGGCGGACCTGTGCGTGACGGGACTGGAGAAAATCTACGAAAAACTCCGGGCAATGGGGATCCCGTCGATCAAGACCGGCCCGAATTTCTCCCTCCTGCAGCAGAAGCTCCAGTTTTTGCTGCTGAGACATCAGATCACCGCCGCCGAAAGAAACCTTCCCGCGGTGGTCGCGATCCGGCCGGAATTCCAGCTGAGCCGCGAGATGCACATGCACAACGAGCTGCAGACGCTGAGACTGCAGGCGCAGATCGGCGAGTCCGTTTATTATTTTGCGCAGCATCTCGGCGGCGCCGTGTTTCAGACGGACGCGACCGATTATTACGTGGCGTGCGATCTGAGGACGCTGATGGCCGAGACGGGGGACTTCACCGGTCTCAGTCTGCTGCGCATGCCCTTTCGAAATCCCTGCCTGGATAAGATCTCGGCGGGCATCGGCATCGGATATACGGCCCGGGAGGCCCGTTACGCGGCCGACAAGGCGCAGCAGAGAAGCCGAAAAACCCCGGCATCCTGCTGTTACGGTCTTGACGAGAGGGGGCATTTTTTCGGACCGATCTCGCTGTCGGACGATCCCGACGCGAAGGGGCTGTTCAACGAAAATCTGCGCCAGATCTCCGTGCAGACCGGGATTGGGATCAGGTCGCTGAGCAAGATCGAACAGGCCCTTCTGCAATATCGAACCGACACGGTCACTTCGTCCGAGCTGGCGCGCTACTGCTCGCTGTCGCTGCGCAGCATGAACAGGCTGCTGCAGAAGCTTGAAGAGTTTCGCTATCTGGTCGTATTGGGAAAGGAGCCGCAGGACGCGGCAGGCCGTCCGCGGCGGCTTTTGCGCATCGATCTGCGCTATCACGACTGATGGTGATTCCCAATTAAAATTTTTAAGTGAAAATCGGTATCGAGTTCGTTTTCACGCGGATACGAAAAAAGAGACCGTCCCGGCTTGCAGCAGGCCGGGACGGTCTCGTCTTTTGTCTATGAGGCTGAAAGGACGCCGTCGATAGCGTCTTTCAGTTTTTCCCACGCGGGAATGCCGCGGAAGATCACCTTGCCGTTCAGCACCCAGGTGACTTCGTCGCCGCGCAGGCGATAGCGCAGCGCGTCGAAAAGAAATACAAAACAGCGCGGGTCGTAAAAGTCGATGTTGAGACGGGAGCCATACTCTTCTTTGAGCTTCATGTAAAGCTGACCAGCCGCGACGCGGTTGGCTGCACCGGGAAAATGTTTCAGCTCGTTCTCGGTGTAGATGGCTGTGCTTCAGCCGCAGCCTGCGATGGGGCGTTCACGATAGATCTTGAGTGCCGGCGTTTTCATGGGAAGCTCCTTTCTGCATTTCCAGAAATAAGGTCGGAAGATCATGCCTGAGGGGACGGCTCTTTCTTGACGGCCGCTTTCTGCCCTTGAGTGTATTCTCGCAGCGTTTCCGGGGCGACGGGGAAGAAGGCGTGGTCGGTGCCGGCCGCGGCCCAGACGATGGGAAATTTCCACAAATCCTCGTCCAGCAGGGCGGGCAGCGCCTGCGGATAACCGACAGGCGGCACGCCGCCGATTTTGAAACCGAAATTTTCGAAAACGTAGTCGGGCGAAGCCATGGTGACGCGATGCCCCTGGCTGAGTCGCTTGATTTTGCCCGAATGGACTTTGTTCGGGCCGGACATGAGCACGAGCCACGGCTGTCCGTCGACCATGAAGATCAGGCTCTTGAGGATTTCGCCCGGCGTCACGCCGATCGCTTTCGAGGCGTCGTCGACGGTGAAGATGGTAGCGTCGCTGTGAATAATCTGGCCGTCGTAGTGAAGTTCGTCGAGGGCCTTTTGCACTTTTTCAATGGGATCGTTCATGGCAGTCTCCTTACATTTTCCACTGGAAGTCGGGCAGTCCGGCGCGAAGGATGCGGGCGCGGATATCGGCGGCGATAGCGTCGCGCTTTTCCGGTGTCGTGCCTTCGCATCTGACGGCCAGCACGGGCTGGGTGTTGGAGGCGCGGATCAGTCCCCAGCCGCCGTCGTAGAGAATGCGCACGCCGTCGACGGTGACGGCGTCGTGGTCCTTGAGCGCCTGCGCGGTGATCTGTTTCATCACGTCGAACTTGCGTTCGTCGGGACAGTCGATGCGCATCTCTTCGGTGTGATAATACGCGGGAATCGAGGCGCGCATCTGCGCCAATGTCTCGTTTCCGGCGGCGACGAGGCGCAGCAGCCGGGCGGCGGCGTAGAAGGAATCGTCGTAGCCGTAGTACTCGTCGGCGAAGAACATGTGTCCCGAGTATTCGCCGGCGAAGGGCGCGCCGACGCGCTTCATCTCGGCCTTGATCAGCGAATGGCCGGCTTTGTAATAATACGGGCGGCCGCCGAGGCGGCGCACTTCCTCTTCGAGCGCTTTGGAACACTTCACTTCGATGATGGCCGTGGCGCCGGGGTGCTTGGGCAGAATTTCGCGCCAGAACAGGGCCATGAGAATGTCGCCGCCGATGATCTCGCCCTCGTTGTCGACGACGCCGATGCGGTCGGCGTCGCCGTCGAAACCGAAGCCGGCCTCGGCGCCGACCTCCACGACTTTGCGCGCCAGGTCCCGCATGTTTTCTTTCTTCTGAGGGTCGGGATGGTGGTTGGGAAACGTGCCGTCGGGCGTGTCGTACAGGGCGGTGACGTCGCAGCCGAGGGCTTTGAAGAATTTGCCCGCGAAAAGCGCCGCCGTGCCGTTGGCGGGGTCGATGACGATCTTCATCGGCCGTGGCAGGCGCACCTTCGACGCGAGCATGGCGACGTACTCGTCGGCGATATCGGCTTTTTCCAGTGTGCCGTGCGCGGCGGCGAAGTCGAAATCGCCCGTCTGCGCCATGCGGCGTATCTTCTGTATCTCTTCGCCGTACAGCGTGGCTTTTTTGAACCCCAGCTTGAGGCCGTTCATGTTCTTCGGATTGTGGCTGCCGGTGATCATGACACCGCCGTCGGCGTTGAAGCGGAAAAAGCTCCAGTAGAGCATGGGGGTCGTGACCGTGCCGAGGTCTACGACGTCGACGCCGCAGGAGCGCAGGCCTTCGACGGCCGCGGCGCGGATCCTCTCGGTGGACAGGCGCACGTCACCGCCTACGGCGGCTTTAAGGATACCGGCGCGTCTCAGATACGTGCCGTAGGCGCGCGCGATCGCCAGCACGTTCTCGTCGGTCAGTTCGCTCTCGGCTTCGCCGCGGATGTCGTACTCGCGAAAAATGCGGGAAGGAACCGGGGTCATGATGGATTTTCCTTCTTTCTGGATGGTCTGAGCGGGAATGCC
The nucleotide sequence above comes from Pyramidobacter porci. Encoded proteins:
- a CDS encoding YbaK/EbsC family protein, whose product is MNDPIEKVQKALDELHYDGQIIHSDATIFTVDDASKAIGVTPGEILKSLIFMVDGQPWLVLMSGPNKVHSGKIKRLSQGHRVTMASPDYVFENFGFKIGGVPPVGYPQALPALLDEDLWKFPIVWAAAGTDHAFFPVAPETLREYTQGQKAAVKKEPSPQA
- a CDS encoding phosphomannomutase/phosphoglucomutase translates to MTPVPSRIFREYDIRGEAESELTDENVLAIARAYGTYLRRAGILKAAVGGDVRLSTERIRAAAVEGLRSCGVDVVDLGTVTTPMLYWSFFRFNADGGVMITGSHNPKNMNGLKLGFKKATLYGEEIQKIRRMAQTGDFDFAAAHGTLEKADIADEYVAMLASKVRLPRPMKIVIDPANGTAALFAGKFFKALGCDVTALYDTPDGTFPNHHPDPQKKENMRDLARKVVEVGAEAGFGFDGDADRIGVVDNEGEIIGGDILMALFWREILPKHPGATAIIEVKCSKALEEEVRRLGGRPYYYKAGHSLIKAEMKRVGAPFAGEYSGHMFFADEYYGYDDSFYAAARLLRLVAAGNETLAQMRASIPAYYHTEEMRIDCPDERKFDVMKQITAQALKDHDAVTVDGVRILYDGGWGLIRASNTQPVLAVRCEGTTPEKRDAIAADIRARILRAGLPDFQWKM